One window of the Mycobacterium haemophilum DSM 44634 genome contains the following:
- a CDS encoding alcohol dehydrogenase catalytic domain-containing protein, translating to MATHKAVQMQSAGAPLRLVDVETLSPGRDEVRLAVSACGICGTDRAFVSGGFPDMLWPLTLGPEIGRIIAELGEGIDDFAVGERVAVGWFGGHCNHCDHCRKGIFIHCANMKVPSWHYPGGYLRLGHFGVQFARAMGFETMHFAVVSGVRAWIEELPLSQAADGYAAMEQGRARYRTVLTM from the coding sequence ATGGCCACGCATAAGGCTGTCCAGATGCAGTCCGCTGGCGCACCCTTGCGGCTGGTCGATGTTGAAACGCTGTCACCGGGTCGCGACGAGGTTCGGCTAGCGGTCTCGGCGTGCGGCATCTGCGGCACCGACCGTGCTTTCGTGAGCGGCGGCTTCCCGGACATGCTGTGGCCGTTGACCCTCGGGCCCGAAATCGGGCGAATCATAGCCGAACTCGGCGAGGGTATCGACGATTTCGCGGTTGGCGAACGGGTCGCGGTCGGCTGGTTCGGTGGACACTGTAACCACTGCGACCACTGCCGCAAAGGCATTTTCATCCATTGCGCGAACATGAAGGTGCCTAGCTGGCACTATCCCGGCGGGTACCTGCGCCTCGGCCATTTTGGGGTGCAGTTTGCCCGGGCGATGGGCTTCGAGACCATGCATTTTGCCGTCGTGTCGGGCGTGCGAGCGTGGATCGAGGAGCTGCCGCTATCGCAAGCCGCTGACGGTTATGCGGCGATGGAGCAGGGGCGGGCACGCTACCGCACCGTCCTCACTATGTAA
- a CDS encoding MTH1187 family thiamine-binding protein produces MSVLVAFSVTPLGVGEGVGEIVADAVRVVRDSGLPNKTDSMFTVIEGDTWEQVMAVVQRAVEAVAARAPRASVVIKVDWRPGVTDAMTQKVDSIERYLAKPAIDP; encoded by the coding sequence GTGTCTGTGCTGGTCGCGTTTTCGGTCACTCCGTTAGGAGTCGGCGAGGGCGTCGGCGAAATCGTTGCCGACGCAGTTCGAGTGGTCCGCGATTCCGGCTTGCCCAATAAGACGGATTCAATGTTCACCGTGATCGAAGGCGATACCTGGGAACAAGTCATGGCGGTGGTGCAGCGCGCGGTGGAGGCCGTCGCTGCTCGTGCACCGCGGGCCAGCGTAGTAATCAAGGTCGACTGGCGGCCCGGGGTCACCGACGCCATGACGCAGAAGGTGGATTCCATCGAGCGTTATCTGGCTAAGCCGGCGATCGACCCGTAG
- a CDS encoding macro domain-containing protein, whose amino-acid sequence MIELEVLQADVTKLELDAIANAANTQLRHGGGVAAAIARAGGPQVQRESKQKAPIGLGEAVETTAGEMPARYVIHAATMEPGGPTSAETITRATGSTLRKADELGCRSLALVAFGTGVGGFSLDDAARLMVDAVRQHQASSLQRVVFAVHGDEAERAFRAVVGV is encoded by the coding sequence ATGATCGAGTTAGAGGTGCTGCAGGCTGACGTGACCAAGCTCGAGCTCGATGCGATCGCCAACGCAGCCAATACCCAGCTGCGCCATGGTGGCGGCGTTGCCGCGGCAATCGCCCGCGCCGGCGGGCCGCAGGTGCAGCGGGAGTCGAAGCAGAAGGCCCCGATCGGACTTGGGGAGGCAGTGGAGACCACAGCCGGCGAGATGCCGGCGCGCTACGTGATTCACGCGGCGACGATGGAGCCGGGCGGTCCGACCTCAGCCGAGACCATCACCCGGGCCACCGGCTCGACTTTGCGTAAGGCCGATGAGCTCGGTTGCCGCTCGCTGGCGCTGGTGGCGTTCGGCACTGGCGTCGGCGGCTTTTCGCTCGACGACGCGGCGCGGCTGATGGTCGACGCTGTTCGGCAACACCAGGCCAGCTCGCTGCAGCGGGTGGTGTTCGCTGTGCACGGCGACGAGGCTGAGCGGGCATTCCGGGCCGTTGTGGGGGTATAG
- a CDS encoding cytochrome P450: MVYWHKNLCIEEWAVLTTEQSTQPIPNLPPGFDFTDPDIYAERLPVEELAEMRRAAPIWWNEQPIGRGGFYDGGYWVVSKHKDVKEVSLRSDVFSSLEKTALPRYRDGTDDEQIGRGKFVLLNMDAPQHTRLRKIISRGFTPRAVEQLRDDLTERARRIVEAAASEGSGDFVEQVSCELPLQAIAGLLGVPQEDRKKLFHWSNQMVGDQDPEFATNDPLAASVELIMYAMQMAADRAEHPGQDIVTKLVEADIEGHKLTEDEFGFFVILLAVAGNETTRNSITQGMMAFTDFPDQWELYKRERPSTTADEIVRWATPVTSFQRTALQDYELSGVSIKKGQRVVMIYRSANFDEDVFDDPFAFNILRNPNPHVGFGGTGAHYCIGANLARMTIDLMFHAIAESMPDLESIGKPERLRSGWLNGIKHWQVDYHSHDETKCPVAH, from the coding sequence ATGGTTTATTGGCACAAGAACCTTTGTATCGAGGAGTGGGCTGTGTTAACAACCGAGCAATCCACCCAGCCGATCCCTAACTTGCCTCCAGGGTTCGATTTCACCGACCCGGATATCTACGCCGAACGGTTGCCGGTGGAAGAACTCGCCGAGATGCGTCGAGCCGCACCGATTTGGTGGAACGAGCAGCCAATCGGGCGGGGCGGGTTCTATGACGGCGGCTATTGGGTGGTGTCCAAGCACAAGGATGTCAAGGAAGTCTCGTTGCGCAGCGACGTCTTCTCCAGCCTGGAGAAGACCGCCCTGCCACGCTACCGGGACGGCACGGACGACGAGCAAATCGGCAGGGGCAAATTCGTCCTGCTCAACATGGACGCCCCGCAGCACACCCGGCTACGCAAGATCATCTCGCGCGGCTTCACTCCTCGGGCCGTTGAGCAGCTGCGTGATGACCTGACCGAGCGGGCCCGCCGCATCGTTGAGGCCGCGGCATCCGAGGGTTCCGGCGACTTCGTCGAACAGGTGTCCTGCGAATTGCCACTGCAAGCCATCGCCGGCCTGCTGGGTGTACCCCAGGAAGACCGCAAGAAACTGTTCCATTGGTCGAACCAGATGGTTGGGGACCAGGATCCCGAGTTCGCCACGAATGACCCCCTGGCCGCATCGGTGGAATTGATCATGTACGCCATGCAGATGGCCGCCGATAGGGCCGAGCATCCCGGTCAGGACATCGTCACCAAGCTGGTCGAGGCAGATATCGAGGGCCACAAGCTGACCGAAGACGAGTTTGGCTTCTTCGTCATTCTGCTGGCAGTCGCCGGTAACGAGACCACCCGCAACTCCATCACACAGGGCATGATGGCCTTTACCGACTTCCCTGATCAGTGGGAGCTGTACAAGCGGGAGCGTCCCAGCACCACGGCCGACGAGATCGTCCGGTGGGCCACCCCGGTCACGTCGTTCCAGCGGACCGCGCTACAGGACTACGAATTGTCCGGCGTGTCGATCAAGAAGGGCCAGCGGGTGGTGATGATCTACCGCTCAGCCAACTTCGATGAGGATGTGTTCGACGACCCCTTCGCCTTCAACATTCTGCGTAATCCCAACCCCCACGTGGGATTTGGTGGCACCGGCGCGCATTACTGCATCGGGGCCAACCTGGCACGGATGACGATCGACCTGATGTTTCATGCGATCGCCGAGTCCATGCCGGATCTGGAATCGATCGGCAAACCCGAGCGGCTACGGTCGGGCTGGCTCAATGGGATCAAGCACTGGCAGGTCGACTACCATAGCCATGATGAAACCAAATGCCCTGTGGCGCACTAG
- a CDS encoding DUF7159 family protein, translating into MDTVLGLSVTPTTVGWVLAEGHGADGTILDHHEFELRGGRGVRAVSTAEQVADEVWRVNAMAAADNQRLRVIGVTWNDEASAQAALLLESLTDAGFDNVVPVRFLEAVETLARAVAPVIGYEQTAVCLLEHEWATVVMVDTHDGETRTAVKHVRGGFDGLTAWLTGMFDRNSWRPAGVVVVGSHTDIDGLSWQLEKALPVPVFAQTMAQVTIARGAALAAAQSTEFTDARLVPSTSKPTTAARPRRLPYVGAATALAAAAVTFVTSLSLAVGLQLAPDANSAAPKHAMRKTLPQIAEAAAPAAPAPVKAAASAGGEAPKPVSQAQPPINLTFAEPETEPTAPLEQQSATADPKPDPNGQPPYITRVLEHIPGTYRDQAPDDPTEP; encoded by the coding sequence TTGGATACGGTACTAGGGCTATCAGTGACGCCGACCACCGTCGGGTGGGTCCTCGCGGAAGGACACGGCGCAGACGGCACCATCCTGGACCATCACGAGTTTGAGCTGCGCGGGGGCCGCGGCGTGCGCGCGGTGAGTACCGCAGAGCAGGTTGCAGACGAGGTTTGGCGGGTAAACGCGATGGCGGCCGCGGACAATCAACGTCTGCGGGTCATCGGAGTGACCTGGAACGACGAAGCCTCCGCACAAGCCGCCCTGCTGTTGGAGTCATTGACAGATGCGGGTTTCGACAATGTTGTGCCGGTCCGCTTTCTCGAGGCGGTTGAGACTCTAGCTCGGGCCGTGGCACCCGTCATCGGCTACGAGCAGACCGCGGTCTGCCTGCTTGAGCATGAGTGGGCGACCGTCGTCATGGTCGACACCCATGATGGCGAGACCCGAACGGCAGTCAAGCATGTGCGCGGCGGCTTCGACGGGTTGACTGCGTGGCTGACTGGAATGTTCGACCGCAACAGCTGGCGCCCGGCCGGCGTAGTTGTCGTCGGCTCACACACTGACATTGATGGATTGTCATGGCAACTCGAAAAAGCTTTGCCGGTACCGGTTTTCGCGCAGACCATGGCACAAGTGACAATCGCACGGGGCGCCGCCCTGGCGGCGGCGCAGAGCACCGAGTTCACCGACGCGCGGCTGGTGCCATCCACCAGCAAACCCACCACGGCGGCACGGCCTCGGCGGTTGCCCTACGTCGGGGCCGCAACCGCCTTGGCCGCCGCCGCAGTGACCTTCGTCACTTCGCTGTCACTCGCGGTGGGCCTGCAGCTGGCTCCGGACGCCAATTCTGCTGCGCCTAAGCATGCGATGCGTAAGACGCTGCCACAGATCGCAGAAGCTGCCGCGCCTGCCGCACCAGCGCCCGTCAAGGCGGCGGCGTCGGCCGGCGGGGAAGCACCCAAACCCGTGTCACAGGCGCAGCCGCCGATCAACCTCACCTTCGCTGAACCGGAAACAGAACCCACCGCGCCGCTGGAACAACAAAGCGCAACCGCTGATCCCAAACCGGATCCAAATGGTCAGCCGCCGTACATTACGAGAGTTCTTGAGCACATTCCCGGCACTTACCGCGACCAAGCGCCAGACGACCCGACGGAGCCTTAA
- a CDS encoding adenylate/guanylate cyclase domain-containing protein, whose translation MANAPRKHRTRYAKCGDMDIAYQVLGDGATDLLVLPGPFVPIDSIDDEPSLHRFHQRLASFCRVIRFDHRGVGLSSRTSAMNRLGPKFWAEDAIAVMDAVGCQQVTVFAPSFHAMNGLVLAADYPERVRSLVVVNGAARTLWAPDYPVGAQAHRAAPFTTVALEPDAVEQGFDVLGVVAPSVAHDDAFRSWWDLAGNRAGPPSMARAVSKVVIEGDVREALGRIGVPTLILHRVGSTFIPVGHGHYLAEHIARSRFVELPGADALYWVGDTAPMLDEIEEFITGVRGGFEAERVLTTIVFTDIVGSTERAALLGDNRWRDLLDNHDTIVRHELQRFGGREVNTAGDGFVATFASPSAAIACADEIVNAVGVLGIEVRVGIHAGEVEVRGALKNDVVGMAVHIGARVAALAGPSEVLVSSTVRDIVTGSRRAFAERGDHELRGVPGRWRLYALVRDRGRGG comes from the coding sequence GTGGCGAATGCGCCCCGAAAACACAGAACTCGCTACGCCAAGTGCGGCGATATGGACATCGCCTACCAAGTGCTTGGTGACGGTGCGACTGATCTGCTCGTGTTGCCGGGGCCGTTCGTTCCGATCGACTCGATCGACGATGAGCCGTCGCTGCACCGCTTCCACCAGCGCCTGGCATCGTTTTGCCGGGTGATCCGGTTTGACCATCGCGGAGTCGGTCTCTCATCGCGAACCTCCGCGATGAACCGGTTAGGACCGAAGTTTTGGGCCGAGGACGCGATCGCCGTGATGGACGCGGTTGGATGCCAGCAGGTAACGGTCTTCGCGCCGAGCTTCCATGCGATGAATGGACTTGTGCTTGCTGCTGACTATCCCGAGCGGGTGCGCAGCTTGGTGGTCGTCAACGGTGCTGCGCGCACCCTATGGGCGCCCGACTACCCGGTCGGTGCTCAGGCGCATCGCGCCGCGCCGTTCACGACGGTCGCACTCGAACCCGATGCTGTGGAGCAGGGTTTCGACGTACTGGGGGTCGTGGCGCCCAGTGTTGCCCACGACGACGCGTTTCGCTCCTGGTGGGATCTGGCCGGCAACCGTGCGGGGCCGCCCAGCATGGCCCGCGCCGTCTCCAAGGTGGTGATCGAAGGCGACGTGCGAGAAGCCCTGGGGCGCATTGGAGTCCCGACCTTGATCCTGCATCGTGTCGGTTCGACGTTCATTCCCGTTGGGCACGGTCATTACCTGGCCGAGCATATTGCTAGATCCCGCTTCGTCGAGTTGCCGGGCGCCGATGCCCTGTACTGGGTTGGCGACACCGCGCCGATGCTCGACGAGATCGAAGAGTTCATCACAGGTGTGCGGGGCGGGTTCGAGGCCGAGCGCGTACTGACCACCATCGTGTTCACCGACATCGTTGGCTCCACTGAACGCGCCGCGCTGCTGGGCGACAACCGGTGGCGCGACTTGCTGGACAACCACGACACCATCGTGCGCCACGAACTGCAGCGGTTCGGCGGTCGCGAAGTCAACACCGCCGGCGACGGATTCGTTGCGACGTTCGCCAGCCCCAGCGCCGCGATCGCCTGCGCGGACGAAATCGTGAATGCGGTCGGCGTGCTGGGTATCGAGGTGCGGGTGGGTATTCACGCGGGTGAGGTCGAGGTGCGCGGCGCCTTGAAAAATGACGTCGTTGGCATGGCCGTGCATATCGGTGCGCGCGTGGCAGCACTGGCTGGTCCCAGCGAAGTGCTGGTGTCCTCGACGGTGCGCGACATCGTCACCGGATCGCGGCGTGCGTTCGCCGAGCGAGGTGACCACGAACTCAGAGGTGTGCCAGGACGCTGGCGGCTGTATGCGTTGGTGCGTGATCGCGGCCGCGGCGGCTGA
- a CDS encoding phage holin family protein, translating into MGPFLVRAALTGLALWVVTQFVHGLSFVGGNTTLQRVGIIFVVAVIFGLVNAIIKPIVQILSIPLYILTLGLFHVVVNALMLWITARITEHTTHWGLQIDHFWWTAIWAAIVLSIVSWALSMLIRGAGRRTRG; encoded by the coding sequence ATGGGCCCTTTTCTTGTTCGCGCCGCGTTGACCGGTTTGGCGTTATGGGTTGTCACCCAGTTCGTCCACGGCCTGAGCTTTGTCGGCGGCAACACGACCTTGCAGAGAGTAGGGATCATCTTCGTGGTGGCGGTGATCTTCGGTTTGGTCAACGCGATCATCAAGCCAATCGTGCAGATTTTGTCGATCCCGCTGTATATCTTGACCCTTGGCCTGTTTCACGTCGTCGTCAACGCGTTGATGCTGTGGATCACGGCCCGAATCACGGAGCACACCACCCACTGGGGACTGCAAATCGACCACTTCTGGTGGACCGCAATCTGGGCTGCGATCGTGTTGTCGATCGTGAGCTGGGCGTTGTCGATGCTGATTCGAGGTGCCGGGCGCCGCACCCGCGGCTGA
- a CDS encoding PE family protein — MGVLMTSPEKLDLVESVAGSSSAASPEEGGSLAKAADPEELRLNPLDLTQACRGMAGIADRISTTNLRSSAMTEIRPPGGDSVSARLARSFNIRGQLYQEHTDRGANIAKLFSQRLEAGASACIETDCHNGRQMLSLM; from the coding sequence ATGGGGGTACTAATGACTTCTCCTGAAAAACTAGACTTAGTTGAGTCGGTAGCAGGCAGCTCATCGGCAGCAAGCCCAGAGGAGGGGGGAAGCCTAGCGAAAGCAGCAGACCCAGAGGAGCTGCGGCTAAATCCACTTGACCTGACTCAGGCATGTCGCGGTATGGCGGGGATTGCTGACCGAATTTCAACAACAAATCTGAGGTCGTCGGCAATGACCGAAATTCGACCGCCGGGAGGTGATAGCGTGTCAGCTCGGTTAGCGAGATCTTTTAATATTCGCGGGCAGCTATACCAGGAGCATACCGATCGGGGCGCGAACATCGCCAAGCTGTTCTCCCAGCGCCTGGAGGCTGGCGCATCTGCTTGTATAGAAACTGATTGTCATAACGGTAGGCAAATGTTGAGTCTCATGTAG
- a CDS encoding YceI family protein has translation MTQGNSVVWTLDAADGELLLRTGVTGRAAQLGHRLTIVMTRWRATVGWNGAEPVTAELTVETNSFEVVRGEGGFKGLSGPEKALVRSNALRSLGAGRFPEIRFVADTSDQIAKTGSGYRITGMLHIRGKSREHVIDLRTEDLGDSWRMSAQSAVRQSDYGIKPYSLLMGSVQVADDVTVCFSAVRVGARG, from the coding sequence GTGACCCAAGGTAACAGCGTGGTGTGGACCCTGGATGCAGCCGACGGTGAGTTGTTACTTCGGACCGGCGTCACGGGCAGGGCCGCGCAACTGGGTCATCGCCTCACCATCGTGATGACGCGCTGGCGGGCCACGGTGGGCTGGAACGGTGCCGAACCGGTTACCGCGGAGCTTACGGTCGAGACGAATTCGTTCGAGGTGGTGCGCGGCGAGGGTGGGTTCAAAGGGCTGTCCGGGCCGGAAAAGGCTCTGGTTCGGTCAAACGCGCTGAGGTCACTGGGCGCCGGCCGCTTTCCCGAGATCCGCTTTGTCGCTGACACCAGCGACCAGATTGCCAAGACCGGCAGCGGCTACCGCATCACCGGGATGCTGCATATTCGGGGGAAATCGCGGGAGCACGTAATTGACTTGCGCACAGAGGATCTTGGTGACTCATGGCGAATGTCCGCCCAGTCCGCGGTTCGCCAATCCGACTATGGCATCAAGCCCTATTCGTTGTTGATGGGTTCGGTACAGGTCGCCGACGATGTGACGGTGTGCTTTTCCGCTGTCCGGGTCGGTGCTCGGGGTTAA
- a CDS encoding PPE family protein, with the protein MMDFHALAPEINASNIRGPGPESILLAKRTWETMAAELTSAAIDWSRNVSEASVAFQSPALEFFLKAASIYAEWLNKHVAAAQETATDLNIAVHAYETAAREMVPQATITANRAAALTLKTTNILGQFATKIAELDHQYHEYWDTNAKVMDNYLCAILYATGGPYKNQIVPAPMTFVRTLRQGVAAGAGSADISYR; encoded by the coding sequence ATGATGGACTTCCATGCATTGGCGCCCGAGATCAACGCTAGCAATATTCGTGGTCCGGGTCCTGAGTCGATACTCCTCGCTAAAAGAACATGGGAAACCATGGCGGCCGAGTTGACTTCTGCGGCGATAGATTGGTCACGCAATGTTTCAGAGGCAAGTGTGGCGTTTCAAAGCCCGGCATTGGAATTTTTTTTAAAAGCGGCAAGTATATATGCTGAATGGTTGAATAAACACGTTGCCGCGGCCCAAGAAACCGCCACTGATCTCAATATCGCTGTGCACGCCTACGAAACTGCGGCCAGAGAGATGGTGCCGCAAGCGACGATAACGGCGAACCGTGCAGCGGCTTTAACTTTGAAAACAACCAACATTCTTGGACAATTCGCCACCAAAATCGCGGAGTTGGACCACCAATACCATGAATACTGGGATACTAATGCGAAAGTGATGGATAATTATCTGTGTGCGATCCTCTATGCCACGGGGGGGCCTTATAAAAATCAAATTGTACCAGCGCCGATGACATTCGTTCGCACTCTTAGGCAAGGTGTCGCTGCTGGTGCAGGATCAGCAGATATTAGCTACCGCTGA
- a CDS encoding nitronate monooxygenase, whose protein sequence is MHTAICDELGIEFPIFAFTHCRDVVVAVSKAGGFGVLGAVGFTPEQLEVELNWIDEHVGNRPYGVDIVIPNKYEGMDSHLSPEELAKTLRSMVPQEHLNFARKILADHGVPVEDSDKDSLQLLGWTEATATPQVEVALRHPKMTMVANALGTPPADMIKHIHDSGRKVAALCGSPTQARKHADAGVDIIIAQGGEAGGHCGEVGSIVLWPQVVKEVAPIPVLAAGGIGSGQQIAAALALGAQGAWTGSQWLMVEEAANTPVQQAAYIKATSRDTVRSRSFTGKPARMLRNDWTEAWEQPDTPKPLGMPLQYMVSGMAVKATHNYPNETVDVAFNPVGQVVGQFTKVEKTATVIARWVQEYLEATTRLDELNAAAAGV, encoded by the coding sequence ATGCATACTGCCATTTGCGACGAACTCGGTATCGAGTTTCCGATTTTCGCCTTCACCCACTGCCGCGATGTCGTCGTCGCTGTCAGCAAGGCCGGCGGTTTTGGGGTACTCGGGGCGGTCGGCTTCACGCCCGAGCAGCTGGAGGTCGAGCTCAACTGGATTGATGAGCATGTCGGTAACCGTCCCTACGGGGTCGATATTGTCATCCCGAACAAGTATGAGGGCATGGATTCCCACCTTTCGCCGGAGGAGCTGGCCAAGACGCTGCGCTCGATGGTGCCGCAGGAGCATTTGAATTTTGCGCGCAAGATTCTCGCCGATCATGGTGTCCCGGTCGAGGACAGTGATAAGGACAGCTTGCAACTGCTCGGGTGGACCGAGGCGACCGCCACTCCCCAGGTAGAAGTGGCGTTGCGGCACCCGAAGATGACGATGGTCGCCAACGCGCTCGGCACCCCACCCGCGGACATGATCAAGCACATTCACGACTCCGGTCGCAAGGTGGCCGCATTATGTGGCTCCCCCACGCAGGCTCGGAAGCACGCTGACGCGGGCGTCGACATCATCATCGCCCAGGGCGGCGAGGCCGGTGGACACTGCGGTGAGGTGGGCTCAATTGTGCTGTGGCCACAAGTCGTCAAGGAGGTCGCTCCGATACCGGTGCTGGCGGCGGGCGGTATCGGCAGCGGCCAGCAGATCGCTGCGGCCCTGGCCCTGGGTGCCCAAGGCGCGTGGACGGGCTCACAGTGGCTGATGGTTGAGGAAGCCGCGAACACCCCCGTTCAGCAAGCGGCATACATCAAGGCCACCAGTCGCGACACCGTCCGCAGCCGTTCTTTCACCGGCAAACCGGCTCGGATGCTACGCAACGACTGGACCGAGGCCTGGGAGCAACCGGACACCCCGAAGCCGCTGGGTATGCCGCTGCAGTACATGGTTTCCGGTATGGCCGTTAAGGCCACACACAACTATCCCAACGAGACCGTCGACGTCGCGTTCAATCCAGTCGGGCAGGTTGTCGGGCAATTCACCAAGGTAGAGAAGACGGCCACGGTCATCGCGCGGTGGGTTCAGGAGTACCTGGAGGCTACGACTAGGTTGGACGAACTCAACGCCGCCGCTGCCGGCGTCTAG
- the dtd gene encoding D-aminoacyl-tRNA deacylase, with the protein MRVLVQRVSSAAVSVDGQVVGAIQPERQGLLVFVGVTHSDNLDTARRMADKLWNLRVLADEQSPADVNAPILVVSQFTLYADTARGRRPSWNAAASGVAAEPLVSAVAEALRALGACVETGVFGADMRVELVNDGPVTLMLEL; encoded by the coding sequence ATGCGTGTTCTGGTGCAACGGGTCTCGTCAGCAGCGGTGTCGGTCGACGGCCAGGTGGTCGGCGCTATCCAGCCGGAGCGCCAGGGCCTGCTGGTGTTCGTCGGTGTTACCCACAGCGACAACCTTGACACGGCGCGACGGATGGCGGACAAGCTTTGGAATCTACGGGTCCTCGCTGACGAACAGTCCCCGGCCGACGTTAACGCGCCGATCCTGGTGGTCAGTCAGTTCACCCTCTATGCCGATACCGCAAGGGGCCGTCGGCCGTCCTGGAACGCGGCCGCTTCGGGTGTGGCCGCTGAGCCTCTGGTTTCGGCCGTCGCCGAAGCGTTGCGGGCGCTGGGTGCCTGCGTGGAAACCGGCGTATTCGGTGCCGACATGCGGGTCGAATTGGTCAACGACGGTCCAGTGACCCTGATGCTGGAGCTGTGA
- a CDS encoding MFS transporter, protein MLGWTMDAFDYFIVVFVYADIAKAFHHSKAEVAFITTATLVMRPVGALLFGLWADRVGRRLPLMVDVMFYSVVGFLCAFAPNFTVLVILRLLYGIGMGGEWGLGAALAMEKVPVERRGFFSGLLQEGYAFGYLLASVASLVVMDWLHLSWRWLFGLSIIPALISLIIRYRVQESEVWEAAQDRMKLTNTRIRDVLRDGAIIRRFVYLVLLMTAFNWMSHGTQDVYPTFLGATSNHGAGLASSTVKWIVVVYNVGAIIGGLYFGTLSQRFSRRNTVVFCALLGLPIVPLFAYSHAAAMLCLGSFLMQVCVQGAWGVIPAHLTEMSPDAIRGLYPGVTYQLGNLLAAFNLPIQEHLAESHGYPFALTATIVPVLLAVAILTLIGKDATGVRFGTAETAFLPTEVT, encoded by the coding sequence ATGTTGGGCTGGACGATGGATGCCTTCGATTACTTCATCGTGGTGTTCGTCTATGCCGACATCGCAAAGGCTTTCCACCATAGCAAGGCTGAGGTCGCGTTCATTACCACGGCCACCCTGGTCATGCGCCCGGTGGGCGCATTGTTGTTTGGGCTATGGGCCGACCGGGTCGGTCGGCGACTCCCGCTGATGGTGGACGTCATGTTCTATTCGGTGGTGGGATTCTTATGCGCGTTCGCGCCGAACTTCACCGTGCTGGTGATCCTGCGGTTGCTCTATGGCATTGGTATGGGCGGCGAATGGGGGCTGGGTGCCGCGCTTGCGATGGAGAAGGTGCCCGTCGAACGTCGCGGCTTTTTCTCCGGGCTGCTGCAGGAGGGCTACGCGTTTGGCTATTTGCTGGCGAGTGTGGCATCGCTGGTGGTGATGGACTGGTTGCACTTGTCCTGGCGGTGGTTGTTCGGCCTGAGCATCATCCCGGCCCTGATCAGCCTGATCATCCGCTACCGGGTGCAGGAATCTGAGGTCTGGGAAGCCGCCCAAGACCGGATGAAGCTGACTAACACCAGAATCCGCGACGTGCTGCGTGACGGGGCGATCATCCGCCGCTTCGTCTATCTGGTGCTACTGATGACCGCCTTTAACTGGATGAGCCACGGCACCCAGGACGTCTACCCGACATTCTTGGGGGCCACTTCCAACCACGGTGCCGGGCTGGCCAGCTCGACCGTCAAGTGGATCGTGGTGGTCTACAACGTCGGAGCCATCATCGGCGGGCTGTACTTCGGCACGCTGTCACAGCGGTTCAGCCGACGCAACACCGTCGTGTTCTGCGCGCTGCTAGGGCTGCCGATCGTGCCGCTGTTCGCCTACTCACACGCCGCGGCGATGTTGTGCCTCGGCTCGTTCCTGATGCAGGTCTGCGTGCAGGGTGCGTGGGGTGTCATCCCCGCGCACCTGACCGAGATGTCGCCGGACGCCATCCGTGGCCTCTACCCCGGCGTCACCTACCAGCTCGGCAATTTGCTTGCGGCGTTCAATCTGCCCATCCAGGAGCACCTGGCCGAGTCCCACGGCTACCCCTTCGCGTTGACCGCCACGATAGTGCCGGTGTTACTCGCCGTCGCGATACTGACGCTGATCGGCAAGGACGCGACTGGAGTCCGCTTTGGTACTGCCGAAACCGCTTTTCTCCCAACAGAAGTGACGTGA